AAAACAGCCCATTTGCTTGAAAATTGAACAAACTTTCAACTGGTTTCACTCTCATATCTACACCATGCACCTTGTGTGAACTGTCTCTCTAACAAGCATAAGCAGCATCCAACAGAAGCAATTTTAAACCAATTGAAGAgggtgagagacagagagagagagaatccaaCAGACAAGCAAACATTAACTTATGCAATATAGCCCTCAATTGTGAGATTCATAGATCCATAAAGCAGCCCATTTGCCTGACAATCAGGTTTTAAAGGAACAAACTTTCAACTCGTTTCACTCCCATATCTACACCATGCACCTTGTGTGAATTGTCTCTAACAAGCATAAGCAGCATCCACTCCAATGGTCAATTCCTCTCACTGAAGTTAATTGGGGGAAAAATAGTACCTTATTTAAGTCAGCCCACTATGTCAAACCACATTGATGAGAGAGGATAAGTCAACAATGATGTTCTTTTTATGTAAGTAATAAGTCAACTATGATGTTTACACAATTCAATTTGAATATTGGCTTAAACAATGAAGAACTTACAATTCGCCCAAATTCATCTGTCCTCTCAATTCGAATCTCCTTCTTATAATCAACCAAAGTGGATGAACGAGTGTCTTTtgcttcatcatcatcaacaatGCCAACAAGTTTGCTTTTTTTCTTGTCCATATTTCTACCACCCCAATCAATACTTTCTTTCAGTGTTCCTCGATCTTTAAGAAGCTTCAGTGCACCTGATAATCCTTTCCCAACTGCAACTTCATGTATGGTTTCATCTGGCACAGTCTCCTCCTTGTCCTCATCAGCAGGCTCCTCATCTTTACTGACATCATTAACTTCAGTCCATCCACCAGCTTCATCTTTTATTTCTTCCTCAGAAACTTTTGGCTCTTCATCTTCTTGCATAAAAACATCTTCATTTTCAGGCTTTCGGGCTTCTGATAGAACAATAGCAAAAGTAAAAGTtattaacatttatttttttatgagtaagatcattttttttttttttttgagtaagataaaattttattaataaaggaAGGTGTTACCACAGTGCACATGAaagatattaatataattatttatacaaGCGTTGGAAGATTTCAAAACCTACAGCAAAGTAAACTGTTATTTTAAAGGGAGAGACTCTAAGCCCTTGTTTGTGAACACAAACCATCTcgtctcatctcaaaatttcttataatttccttcccaaacatcactcaaacacaaatacttATCAAttccaaatcttcaactttttcacctaatcattacaacttcccaaacttccaaacaaaacatacaaaacaatattactttttcaaatttcaaaacaaatataatattaaaaaattatattctatcaatattctaactttataatattttattcaactttttctctcttttcccaaaattcaataaaacatcttaactcaaaccatttcactaatattcacataattctcatctcatctcattcccaaaAATCTTCCAGATAGTGCAGATAGAGATAATACAAATTCACATCCAAATAATGTCATATAACCACCATGCTGTAAGCAAAGAGGTTGGCAgactgaaaagaaaatagaaacatcTTAGAATGCCAGAGGGAGAAGAATCGAAATTGACACGTAAATGGAAGCACATGTAAATCAATAGCAACAGTACCAGGACACATTTGATAGGGAAATGGTAACAACTAAATCTAAATTTTGACCATCTAATAAAAATGGCTCCCAGCTGACCGCATGATATTGAAAGACGAGAATCGTATAGCAGTCAGTTTATCCAGGGAAACAGTAAGACAGCTCAAATCTCAATTTATCCAATACATAAacctaaaagagaaaaataccttcatcaagCTGGAGACCCCAGACAAACTCCTCCATTTCTGTAAAGACGACCTTGTTTTCTTGTGACTCTCCAGTAGTTGGGTTTTGATCTTCAGCAGTTTCTCTGCTGGTGTTAGTGGTGGCAAGAAGTGCAATTGCTTGAGGACCAGATGCCACCTCTGCCTCTTGCTTTTTAAGCGCCATTTTCCTTGCTCTTTCTAAAGATTTATAAAGATCCTCATCGTCATCTGcaaaaactggattttcatcCTCCTCTACTTTAACAGGAAGAGTTTGTTCCAACCGCAGTGATCGCGATGCCTGATCAGCTTTCACATAGGCTGACTGGTATGCATTGTTTCTCAATTCAGCCTCAGCTCGTTCTTGCTCCTCTCTTGTGGCTTGCCTCCTTGCATCCTTCCGGGGACCAAGATCCCCAACACCCAAACCAGCAGATAGAGCCTCTGCTTCAAGGGCATCTAAATCCAGCTTCTCTTTCTTTCGCaaggatttctttttcttaggcTTTTTAAATTGAAGCATTTCTTCTTGAGTAAAGTAATCTGATGAGATCTTCCCAGCTGAGTTGAGATCTTCAAAGTGATTATTTGTGGAAGAACCCTCTATCCTCCTACGGAGCTGGCAATAGGGAAAATATATTCTTCATGAACAAGGGAAATTTTgattaagaaataaattattcaaGCATGAAAAGACGCTTAAAATCATCTTTCATCACAAATATTCAAACTGTGCAAATTAagtgaaggggaaaaaaagacaGCAGAAAGGAAGAATAACTCAAATAAACAGAAGTCACCAAAACAGTGATTTTTAAAATGCCATTACTGTATAGGAAGTTCCCCATCCCCATCCTCAAACAGAGCCACTCTCCTCCTTTATCTTCTAATATATTGTACACGGAATAACAAGTTTACCTCTTGGAGCTTCTTCTCTGCTTCACCAGAGAAATGTCCTCTTTCATCCAGAGCTACTCCCTGAAAATAAGAATCGAGTAAGCACATATTTCAAGACCACTGTCCATGATCAACATTTTCTCCcagtaattttaattaaaaaagaaaggcaAACAAAGCTCAGGAAAAAACTAAAGCacaaaaggcaaaagaaaaaataaacctcATCTGCAGTGGGATCATCATACTGTGGCAGCATTTTCTTCTCTGCTCCAGGTTCATCATTAAACCTAAAACGTCACAAGGAAAGTGTCATTAGCCATTTTTGGTATGATTATGAATGACAAGACATCACAAAAACAATTTTTGATAGGTAAGCAAGAAATTTTAATGATtgcaataggcatagcccatgtaaACAGGTCACAAGAGAAACACATAAGCATGATTAACAATTGATACAAGAGAGTCATGGATACTAAATCCATTGAATTCTATTACAACTGGCCATTGGAATAAAGTATTGATCCCAACATTCATCTTACTTATCATCATAGATCCCTGTTTTCTTCTTTGCGGCCTTGTATGCCTCATCCCGCCGTTTTTGCTCTCCAAGTTCAATATTCTCAAGCATATCGGTGTCTGTCACATCAGACCAAAATCGTCTGTTACATTAAAATGTCAAGTCATCTTAAGACACTTGAGCTCTGAAAAGCAAAAAGTTACACCAGAAAAGCTTTACCTTCATTGATGTCCCCATCTGCAAGTATACTCTGATCTTTGAGCGTTAAGACAACTGCCCCACCTTCCATTACTTTGTCAAGGCCATGGAGAACTTTAACTCCTGCCAGATCATCTGCCAagtgataaaattaaaacaatgtcAGTCTGGATCAGCAATGTAGCAACCCATCAACCAGAACCATTAGCTTACGGATCAGATACCAGAAGTCAGCATAAATCATGAACAGAAGCGAATTCATTCAGACCAAttaacacatgcatgcacatgcagacaCGCTGATTATTTCATTATCGTACTTGGACATCATTAGGAAATTCCATGAGTCCCCAATAGAACTAAATGAGTACAGTATTTGAATCAGTCCAACTGTGCactcaaaatgaagaaaatacaGGCTGGACAGATTCAATTCCATGTGGCCCAGACCCCCAATAAATCAATTTGATGGAATAAACAAAAAGTCTTCAAAGAGTAAGAACTGTTACGAGCAGTACGCTGGCCTGGTTCTTCATCATCACTGTCTCCTTGACCAATATTGTCCTGAGAAAACTCATACCATGATATTAGTGAAAATTCTCGCATGAAATCAATCGTCTTGTAAAACGTAGTACAAATAGACACTGCAAAAACAAAACTAACCTGCTCCTCAAAGACCTTAGAGAGCTGGAAGGCCTTCTCCTTTTCAGCATTCCTTTTGTCCTCAAGCTTACGACTCCGACTCACCCAAGATAAAATCTCAGAAACACCTTcagattttttattcaatctctcttctctcttcctgaataaaaaaattaaaatgagaagtaaagaaataaattcatgTTACATAAAATTAGGTTTAGAAACATAGCATTtcaaatggttaaaaaatatagtttttcaAACTTCTGAAACTTAAATGACTTGTCACACCACCAACAGAGAATGCAACAAATCCtaggaaagaaattaaatatgatgtaaatgactctccaaaataattacacaactAAATCAGAATAGGACACAATATCTAATTGAATACTAGAAAGAAAAGTAACCTAAATACAAATTCATACGGTGCCAAGAACAAAGTAGCTACTGGAAAAAGAGAAGTGAAACAAGGGTAGCACAAAAGAATGGTTGTGATTGTTTCACAAAACTAAGGTAGTATTTGTGGGAAAAAGAATCTCAAGCATTACAATTGTTAATTTCATATGCCAATATGCACAAATAAGGCAAAAATAAAGATTTACTAACTTCAAGATGCGCTCCTCAAGCTCTGATGCAGACAGGTGACCCTCAGCATTTTCTTCAATCTCACTGTGGTGGAACACCTTCCCTTGCTTTGAAGCATCCCTAACCTTATTTTCTTCATAGTCCATTTTAGGCTCTTCATCCTTGCTCCAATTGTAATCTTCCTCTGGAGTTTTCCTGCTCATTCTTTCTCTATCTCTTGACCTCTCTTTATCTTGATCTGCCTCCCTCTCCTTCTCCCTGTTTTTATCTTTTCCCTTCTCCCTCTCTGCATCCTTAAAGCTTTCTCTATCCTTCTCCCGATCTTTATGTCTTTCTCTTTCCTTCTCCCTTTCCTTTTCCCTCACCctatctctctccttttctctttccACCCTGTTCTTCTCTTTAGCTCTCTCCTTTTCACGTCCTCGATCACTGTCCTTATCtgtctctctttccctctccttctccttctcacGGTCCTTCCCTCGATCTTTTCCATCTTTATCCCTATCACGctctttttctttatatcttTCACGTTCATAGTCTTTCTCCCTCACCTTAATATCTCTGCTCCTATCCTTCTCCCACTCATCCCTATCTTCTTTCCTCCTATCCCTGCTTGACACTCGATCCTTCTCTGCATCTCTGGCTGATTTTTCCCTTTCCTTTGAAACATCATCACTAATTCTCTTTGACCGTTCTCGGTCTTTACTCCTATGTTCCTTGTCTTCCCCTCGGCTACTCTTCTTCCTATCTTTGCTCCGGTGCTTGCTTGATTTATCAGTTCCATTCTGTTCAAAATCATCATAAGCTCCTCCATCCCAGTGTTCTCTCACTGGAGAATCATCTTGATTATCCCTCCATTCCATGTCCATCacaactaaaagaaaatataaaactgatATTAGACCATCCATTTACCTCACTattaaaaaggaacaaaaatacAAAGGGATAAATAAATAGCAGAAACTGGCAGAAAATTTTAGGCATTATCAAGCACGAGCTCATGGTCAATAGTACGAAAATTTGTGGAGCTCACTCAcgttttcacaattttttttctaatggcACCCAGTGTGCGAAAACAAAGTCTTGACTAATCCTGGGATGCACAGGCCATCAGCAGGAAATTTCCTGCAAGTGTGCTttaggtaattcaagggaaaattaACCTAGTCAGATGGCTCCTAGAAATTTTTTACACTTAAAGAGGATTCGAACCTTGAGCCGGGAGAGAGTATACCACCAAGACCACAGCCCTTACCatttgagccaacccctagggattATATcgaaaatttcacaaaaatttatattgaatAGGGTTCCAAGAACGAAAGATATTGCATAGCTTCGTTTGGCTGCTTTGCAATCGTATGGACCCAATAATCAATTCGAAGTCACTACATCTAACCCAGTACAACATCTTAGCCCGttttaaacaataattttttcttcCCATAAtccaaaacaacaaataaacaCTCTCCGCAATGATTTGCATGTATCTTCTAGTAAATTTTATCGGGAAC
This genomic interval from Carya illinoinensis cultivar Pawnee chromosome 2, C.illinoinensisPawnee_v1, whole genome shotgun sequence contains the following:
- the LOC122300561 gene encoding SART-1 family protein DOT2 isoform X1, producing the protein MDMEWRDNQDDSPVREHWDGGAYDDFEQNGTDKSSKHRSKDRKKSSRGEDKEHRSKDRERSKRISDDVSKEREKSARDAEKDRVSSRDRRKEDRDEWEKDRSRDIKVREKDYERERYKEKERDRDKDGKDRGKDREKEKERERETDKDSDRGREKERAKEKNRVEREKERDRVREKEREKERERHKDREKDRESFKDAEREKGKDKNREKEREADQDKERSRDRERMSRKTPEEDYNWSKDEEPKMDYEENKVRDASKQGKVFHHSEIEENAEGHLSASELEERILKKREERLNKKSEGVSEILSWVSRSRKLEDKRNAEKEKAFQLSKVFEEQDNIGQGDSDDEEPGQRTAHDLAGVKVLHGLDKVMEGGAVVLTLKDQSILADGDINEDTDMLENIELGEQKRRDEAYKAAKKKTGIYDDKFNDEPGAEKKMLPQYDDPTADEGVALDERGHFSGEAEKKLQELRRRIEGSSTNNHFEDLNSAGKISSDYFTQEEMLQFKKPKKKKSLRKKEKLDLDALEAEALSAGLGVGDLGPRKDARRQATREEQERAEAELRNNAYQSAYVKADQASRSLRLEQTLPVKVEEDENPVFADDDEDLYKSLERARKMALKKQEAEVASGPQAIALLATTNTSRETAEDQNPTTGESQENKVVFTEMEEFVWGLQLDEEARKPENEDVFMQEDEEPKVSEEEIKDEAGGWTEVNDVSKDEEPADEDKEETVPDETIHEVAVGKGLSGALKLLKDRGTLKESIDWGGRNMDKKKSKLVGIVDDDEAKDTRSSTLVDYKKEIRIERTDEFGRIMTPKEAFRMISHKFHGKGPGKMKQEKRMKQYHEELKLKQMKNSDTPSMSVERMREAQMQLKTPYLVLSGHVKPGQTSDHRSGFATVEKDLPGGLTPMLGDRKVEHFLGIKRKAEPANSGAAKKFKP
- the LOC122300561 gene encoding SART-1 family protein DOT2 isoform X2 → MDMEWRDNQDDSPVREHWDGGAYDDFEQNGTDKSSKHRSKDRKKSSRGEDKEHRSKDRERSKRISDDVSKEREKSARDAEKDRVSSRDRRKEDRDEWEKDRSRDIKVREKDYERERYKEKERDRDKDGKDRGKDREKEKERERETDKDSDRGREKERAKEKNRVEREKERDRVREKEREKERERHKDREKDRESFKDAEREKGKDKNREKEREADQDKERSRDRERMSRKTPEEDYNWSKDEEPKMDYEENKVRDASKQGKVFHHSEIEENAEGHLSASELEERILKKREERLNKKSEGVSEILSWVSRSRKLEDKRNAEKEKAFQLSKVFEEQDNIGQGDSDDEEPGQHDLAGVKVLHGLDKVMEGGAVVLTLKDQSILADGDINEDTDMLENIELGEQKRRDEAYKAAKKKTGIYDDKFNDEPGAEKKMLPQYDDPTADEGVALDERGHFSGEAEKKLQELRRRIEGSSTNNHFEDLNSAGKISSDYFTQEEMLQFKKPKKKKSLRKKEKLDLDALEAEALSAGLGVGDLGPRKDARRQATREEQERAEAELRNNAYQSAYVKADQASRSLRLEQTLPVKVEEDENPVFADDDEDLYKSLERARKMALKKQEAEVASGPQAIALLATTNTSRETAEDQNPTTGESQENKVVFTEMEEFVWGLQLDEEARKPENEDVFMQEDEEPKVSEEEIKDEAGGWTEVNDVSKDEEPADEDKEETVPDETIHEVAVGKGLSGALKLLKDRGTLKESIDWGGRNMDKKKSKLVGIVDDDEAKDTRSSTLVDYKKEIRIERTDEFGRIMTPKEAFRMISHKFHGKGPGKMKQEKRMKQYHEELKLKQMKNSDTPSMSVERMREAQMQLKTPYLVLSGHVKPGQTSDHRSGFATVEKDLPGGLTPMLGDRKVEHFLGIKRKAEPANSGAAKKFKP